The Tolypothrix sp. PCC 7712 region TCCAGAGGATCGCGCACGACTGGAAACAATGTTTTGGCAGGAAGCTGTAAAACTAAGTCGTTGTCGCCATGAGCATATTGTGCAGGTTGCGGAACCTTTTAAGGAAAAAGAGCATTGGTGTCTGGTAATGGAATATGTAGATGGCGTAAGTTTAGCTGACCGTCGCCAACCTATACTTGCAGAAACAGAGGCACTACGCTACATCCAACAAATTGGCGAAGCTTTGATAGTAGTACATGAAAATCGGTTGATTCACCGAGATGTACACCCAGGAAATATATTTTTGCGGGTGCGAAATGGACAAGCAGAAGCGGTACTTATCGATTTTGGTTTAGCTCTCGATTTTGACCATATCTTAACCACAAACCGAACTAAAGAAACTTCTGAAGGATTTACACCACCTGAACTTTACGCCCAATATACTAAACCAACTGGGGCTTATAGTGATATTTATTCATTGGCAGCAACTCTGTATGTACTGATTACTGGAAAAACACCAGTTAGTGCGTTGAAACGCAAGATAGATAATGCTCGTTTAGTTGCTCCTAAAGACCTTAATCCTGAGATTAGCGATCGCACCAATCGAGCAATTTTAACAGGGATGAAGCTAGATCCCAAACAGCGATCGCAATCAATGCGCGAATGGCTCGATTCTTTGGGGTTGACTGGGGAAACTTCTCAGCCTAAGCCAACTGTACCGCCTAAGACAAAACCATCTTGGGAGCGAAACATCCAGTTGTGGGGAGTTGTGATAGCTGCGATCGCAGCTATTGGTACTTTACTTGCAGGAATGGGGGCTGTGATGGATAAATTAAAACCTTCTCCGCCTTCTAGCCCAGCTTCAGTGTATCCCAGCCCTTCATCTAGCAAAACACCGTAGAATTAGCTAGACTTTCATTGTGTATGGTAAAAAATTCTCCAAAAATGTATTTTTTGTGAAATACTGTTAAGTCATATAAAACACCCATTTACAGCTTTTTTAAACTGTTTTAACTACGAATTACAAATTACGAATTACGAATTATTTAGAGGTATTCATGCCCTGGATAGCAGGACAACAATTGCAAAGTGGCAAATATGTAATTGAGCAAGTTTTGGGACAGGGTGGATTCGGAATTACCTATAAGGCTTTGCATGTTGAACTAAAACAGACAGTTGTAATTAAAACACCTAATGAATACCTCAGCCACGATCCAGAGTATGACAAGTATATAGAGAGATTTATTCAAGAAGGGCGGATACTTGCACGTTTATCTCAAGACCCCCATCCTCATATTGTGGGAGTAATTGATTTGTTTCAGGAAGGTGCTACCCACTGTTTGGTAATGGACTTTGTTGAGGGAGAAAATTTATTTGAGGCGGTGAGGCGTAAGGGGGCTTTACCAGAAGCGGAGATTCTACCCTGCATCCGCCAGATTGGGGAAGCTTTGAGGGTAGTGCATCAAGCAGGTTTAGTACATAGAGATGCCCACCCTGGAAACATCATGGTGCGGAGAAATGGTAAAGCGGTTTTAATTGACTTTGGGATTGCTAAATCAGTAATTCCCTCAACTATCAGTTCAATTAACAAGGATGGTAATCAAGCCTTTGCGCCCTATGAACAGATGAGCAGCGGCAGTCGAGAGCCAACAGTAGATGTTTATTGTTTGGCTGCTACACTTTATTATGCAGTGACAGGTCAACGCCCCACACCTTCTCTAGCTCGCAAGCTTGATGATGTTTCTCTGACCCCACCTCAACAAATTGTTTCAAACATTAGTGACCGATTAAATCAGGTAATTCTCAAAGGCATGGCGCTAGAGGCAAAAGACCGTCCTCAGTCGATGCAGGCATGGTTGGCAATGCTAAAAGCATCAAAAGCTATACCTACACCGCGAGTTGAACCAGTTTATAGAACAGAAGTTCCTCATTTCAAAACTCCGCTAAAGTCAAAGGCTACTCCAGATAAACGAGCTACGAAACTAACTAGAATTATTCCTTGGGGCTGGTTAATAGGTGTATTATTAAGCTACCTACCGATAGGCTACTTGTTAGCAGCGTCTAACGCTCCGTACATAATTTGGGCTGTGGCTGTGGCTGTGGCTGTGGCTGTGGCTTGGGCTGGGGCTGGGACTTGGGATGTGACTGTGGCTATGGCTGTGGCTTTGGCTGGGGCTGTGGCTGTGGCTGTGGCTGTGGGTGTGGCTAGGGCTGGGGCTGGGGCTTGGGCTGTGGCTTTGGCTGTGGCTTTGGCTGTGGTTGTGGTTGTGGCTGTGGCTGTAATAAAATTACTAGAATCTTTTAGCAGATTTCATACTATTCTAATTTTAGCTAGCACTTCTACTCTAGGC contains the following coding sequences:
- a CDS encoding serine/threonine protein kinase; this encodes MAWVAGEQLQGGKYTVERELGRGRFGITYLVKNKNGDRLVIKTLNDSLLNSLSPEDRARLETMFWQEAVKLSRCRHEHIVQVAEPFKEKEHWCLVMEYVDGVSLADRRQPILAETEALRYIQQIGEALIVVHENRLIHRDVHPGNIFLRVRNGQAEAVLIDFGLALDFDHILTTNRTKETSEGFTPPELYAQYTKPTGAYSDIYSLAATLYVLITGKTPVSALKRKIDNARLVAPKDLNPEISDRTNRAILTGMKLDPKQRSQSMREWLDSLGLTGETSQPKPTVPPKTKPSWERNIQLWGVVIAAIAAIGTLLAGMGAVMDKLKPSPPSSPASVYPSPSSSKTP
- a CDS encoding serine/threonine protein kinase gives rise to the protein MPWIAGQQLQSGKYVIEQVLGQGGFGITYKALHVELKQTVVIKTPNEYLSHDPEYDKYIERFIQEGRILARLSQDPHPHIVGVIDLFQEGATHCLVMDFVEGENLFEAVRRKGALPEAEILPCIRQIGEALRVVHQAGLVHRDAHPGNIMVRRNGKAVLIDFGIAKSVIPSTISSINKDGNQAFAPYEQMSSGSREPTVDVYCLAATLYYAVTGQRPTPSLARKLDDVSLTPPQQIVSNISDRLNQVILKGMALEAKDRPQSMQAWLAMLKASKAIPTPRVEPVYRTEVPHFKTPLKSKATPDKRATKLTRIIPWGWLIGVLLSYLPIGYLLAASNAPYIIWAVAVAVAVAVAWAGAGTWDVTVAMAVALAGAVAVAVAVGVARAGAGAWAVALAVALAVVVVVAVAVIKLLESFSRFHTILILASTSTLGLGLGWLEHRIFNIGT